The Chitinophagales bacterium genomic sequence GTTGTCATACTGGTCAACTCCTGCTTTGAAAGAGCTTACCGTCATACTGCCGGTAAGGTTGCTCACTATATATACCTGCGTACTGTCAGACAACCAGGCCTCATCGGCACCCGGGCAAAGCTCCAGCCTGTATGGATGGGTAGATACCATGACAGAGTCAATAATCGCTTTGGTAGATATCCTGATACGCAGGAGGTAGGCACCACTGATGGCGTAAAGGGTATCGCCGCGCACTTCCATATCCTGCACATAATGCTTTATAGAGTCGGTGATGGTCTCATTAGCCATGTCGATAAAGTACAATGTACTGTCCCATACATTTGATGCAAAGCCCATAGTGCTGCTTGCCGCAACAAATGAGTTGTTCATGGTACCGATAGTGCCCGTACGTATATAGTTGGTGCCATTCACCACGCCCACGCCGGGGAAACCATTGCTGATGACTTTTTGCCCATGTACGTTCGCTATGCACAATATAGCAGCCATAAATGCAAGGTAGATATTTTTCATAGTATCAATGTTTGATCTACCCAAAGTTACTTTCCGAAAGCAGGGTGGTGCATACGTACCATTGCGTATTTTGTCATAGCCACCAGTACGGAGTAGTGTCCCGTTTTTTTACTGTCCCACTTTCGGGACGCGGGACATTTTTCTTTTGTATGGTAGAGCGTGTTATATCTTATTCGTCAAAACTCAGGTTGACAGGCTCTTCTTTCTTTACTTTTATGTCAGTAGATGGGGTAGTTGCATCAACTATTTCAAAGGTTATTTTGTCAAACCATATTTGTCCGGTTCCTGATAGTAAGGCACCATATGCTATGTCAGCAGCGTTTTCGTCCACGTCCAGTACAATATCATATTTTGTCCATTCCGTATTCCCCTTTACGGGACGCTTGCTCATATTGTCAAATGCTGAACTTCCCTGTCCATTTTTTTTATCTACTCTCAACCAAAACCCCGCCCATCCATCTACATGCTCCGACTTCATATAGCCGGTCATGCGCACTCTTTTTCCCTTGAATTTTTCAGGGCTTGAGGTCTGCATCAGTGTGCCGAAACCTTTAATGTGTTTGGCGTTAGATTCAATGGTGGCACAGTTGCTTCCATCTTTTGCACCACCTTTGTCGGTACCCATATCATATTTACCAGGATCGCTCCCGGCCCTGTACCAACCGTCAGGTAACTCATATTTAATGTTTACTTTATCCTTCTCTCCGGCAAATACTGTTGTAGACAAGGTTAATAACACCAGTACCAGGTTATATTTCAGTAGTAGTTTCATAGTAGTGTGTTTTGTTATGTGTGAAGTTAGGACATGTTGATAGTTGTGACATTATAGCTATATTAAAATATAATAAAACATCACTTGGGCGATTAGCCTTTGTTATAAACTATAACATGTGCAACATCAGTTACAAAAACTTAGCATGGTTATTGTTTGATACATTACAACCTATACAAAACTATATGCGCTTACCTGCTTTTTTACCTCTGATGTTATTTATTGCATCCTTCTTTATAATCTCCTGCAGTAAAAAAGAAGGTGTTGAATTCTGCCCTGCATTTGATGCAACGTTCTACAAAAATTGGTTTCCCGGTTACAATAGTGTAGGTCATAGGGTAGTTTTTGTAAACGACTCTGGTGGCGAGTTTTCTATGACAACTTCCTGGGTCAACTATGGAGGGGCTTATACATCTGAATATTCCTTTGATGCATTTGAGAAAAAGCACACTACATGCGAGGTAACAGGCCTGATATATATTACATTGTCCATACCGCCGGATACAACAAAGTATGGAGATGTTATATACCAGACCATGCGTATGGAATTGAGAAATCTTGGAAAATTGAATGGCAATTTCAGTACAGGTAATGATGCGCTGACGTATGACCTTGTAAATGCGCGATACTACATAAAAACAAAGAATAATGACATGTCAGCACTCGATTTTGACAAGTACGATACATATGAAACTCATAACTCGTATACGTTTCATGGCACTACCTATCAAAACGTTTTTATTACCATTACCACCGGGCCGGAATTGCTGAAAAATACCTGGGCTGATAAGGTGTATTTCGCAAAAGGCTACGGTGTTATAGGGTTTCGTACCAACCCTGGTAAAGTAGAGTATTGGTTGAAGTAGTGTCCCGTTTTCTCACTGTCCCACTTTCGGGACACGGTACATTTCGGACAAAACCTCTTGTTGGTACAAGTCATAAACAGAAAATACCTGCAAAAAATAAATAGCCCCTTCGAGGATACGAAATTACACGGCCCAGTGTCCGTTCAGCTTCAGTACTTTTTCCACTACGTCGCGTACGCAACCCATACCGCCGTTTACGGGAGAAACGTATTTGCTGATGTTCTTTATCTCAGGGCAGGCATCGGCGGGGCAGGTGGGGAGCCCGCACATTTGCATCACTTCGTAGTCGGGCATATCATCGCCCATATACAGGGTGTGCTCTAGGGCTATATTGTGTTTGGCGGCCAGCTCCTGCAGTACTGCTTTCTTGTCTTTTACGGCAATGTGCACCTCTTCCAGCCCCAGTTTCTCAAAGCGTTTCTTTATCGCCTCGCTGGTTCCGCCAGATATGATCCAGATATGATACCCCTTTTTTATGGCCAGTTGCAGCGCATAGCCATCTTTTATGTTCACGCTGCGCAGCAGGCTGCCGTCTTCCATAGCCAGTAGCTGGCTGTTGGTCAGCACGCCGTCTACGTCAAACACGAATGTCTTTACCGGGGCAAAAAGTTCTAGTACGTTCATTTAATCCTGGTTGTCGCGCCACTCATATACCCAGCTGCTCTGTATCATCTCCAGGTGGCCTTCGTTACTTTCTTCGCGTTTACCTTCAAAGTTCTCTATTTCCAGCACCCACTCCAGCAAGTCTGTAAAGCGAATGCGGTATATCTTGCTCTCGCCAAACTCATCACCAAAACGTTCGTACAGTTTCAGTGCTATATCCTCGTGGTCACTCCAATTGATCGGTGGTTCGTAATGAGCCATATCTTAAAAAGTCAAAATTTTAAAGTCAAAACCAAATATAGTTGCCAAATCCAACATCAACTATCTAATATTCAATACCTAACTACTACTCCCCGTGCAACAGACTCTGGTCGGGTATCGTCACTTCTATATCTCCATTGCCGTCTTCCAATACACACTGGCAACCCAGGCGCGATTCCAGCCTCGGGTTGC encodes the following:
- a CDS encoding HAD-IIIA family hydrolase yields the protein MNVLELFAPVKTFVFDVDGVLTNSQLLAMEDGSLLRSVNIKDGYALQLAIKKGYHIWIISGGTSEAIKKRFEKLGLEEVHIAVKDKKAVLQELAAKHNIALEHTLYMGDDMPDYEVMQMCGLPTCPADACPEIKNISKYVSPVNGGMGCVRDVVEKVLKLNGHWAV
- the iscX gene encoding Fe-S cluster assembly protein IscX, translated to MAHYEPPINWSDHEDIALKLYERFGDEFGESKIYRIRFTDLLEWVLEIENFEGKREESNEGHLEMIQSSWVYEWRDNQD